TCCCAAAATTTGTTGAGCACCATCCATGATATCTTTAACAATAAATGTGGGTGTAATTGACCCAAGTTTTTTTTGCGTATCCTCACCTCGGCCGGTCAATACTAGCATGGTATCCATCCTTGAATTTATGCCCGCTTCTATATCGGAAACAGCGTCACCAATCATTATTGAATTGGCCAATTCAATACTATGATCTGAAGCCGCTTCCTTAAACATACCGATTCCTGGTTTTCTAAAGTCCGATGCATTATCTGGATGATCGGGACAAAAATATATTCCTAGCAAATTCAAATTGTTATTATAAAACTCATTCAATATAAAATCATGAATTTCGCCCAATCGATTGATATCAACAATGCCGCGGCCGATTCCCGATTGGTTGGTAATTATACAAAAACGATGGCCTGCGTTACCCAGTTGTTTCAGCGCATCCATGGTAAAATCATAAAATTCAAACTGGTCTATTGAATTGATATATCCTGGATCAGGATTCAAAGTGCCATCCCTGTCTAAAAATATTGTATCGTATTGTTTCATTCTGTGATATGCTGACCAGAAATGTCTTTAATATTTACTGAACTGCGGAGAAAATAAATGGCCCCTATAATTATTAAAGGTACAAACCCGACCGCATGGAGAAGTACGGCGAAAGCTTGAGATTCTGTCCTACTTACGAAAAACAATGTAGTTAATACATAAACTGCTGCTGCATGATATGTTCCCACGGCACCGGGGGCTGCTGGAATGGCAACTGCCAAGGATGTGGAAATCAACACAACGCCCACTTCAATCCACGATAAATGAATTCCTGCCGCAAGGATTACAGCATAGGTAATGCTGTAATAAACCACCCACATAAAAATGGTATGCAGCACAATTTGCCCAACGTGCTTTGTGGCACGGATGGAGGTTAAACCATCCACCAAACTATTAATAATTGTAAGAATACGATGGGCCCATGGCTTTTCAAAAACTGACCATTTTTCAATTTGTTCTATCAAATGGGATTTGGCACGTCCCAAGGCTAAGACAAAACCAAAACCAACTAGGGTAAATATTACTACTGCTAACATGATATTCCGGCCAGCTTCATCAAATGGATATAACCATCCAAAAATTAAAATCATACAAACAAGCCCGAGCATATCTAAAATTCTCTCAAGGATTACTGTTCCAAAAGCAGCCGATGTTTCTACATTTTCCCTCGCTGCAATTGTATAAGCCCTTAGCAGTTCTCCTAATCTAAATGGTAAAACAGCATTCCCGAAATAGCCCACCATAGTGGCTGCGAAAAGTGGATGAAATCGAATATTTTCAATTGGTTCCAAAAGCAACTGCCATCTTTCAGCGCGAATCGCCACAGAAAATATCAATAACATAATTGCTATGGATAACCATAACAGGTTCACAGATTTGAGGTGAAACCACAATTCATTAAAATCTACTTGGTCAAAAGCATAATAAAGTCCCACAGAACTGATGGCAATACTAATGATTAATTTTAACCACTTATTCACGGAGATTAATGACCTCCTTCGCAGATGGGTTGAATGAATGGTATAATTTCAAATTTCCAATTCTATATTTGTTTACTTTCAGAGATACGTTTTGATCGGGGCCGTAAATTATTTTGATTACTTTGGGATGCCCCTTTTTTGATATGGTCAATTTCCCTTTATAACCCATCATGGGTATATCAATATCCATCGCCACTATCATCTCACCCACAATAGGTGTTCCGAAAAGAACATCTTTAAAATCACCTGTAATGAGATTAAAGATACTTATATCGCCTTCAACCGTTTGGTCAATAATGAGCTGGCCTGTCACCTTGTTCCACGTTTTGATCGTATCTCCTGCTACATAAACAGTTTCAGAAGCTGTATCCAAAAGGTAATGTTCTTCTTTAAATATTTCAATCGTACCATATTCAACTGAATTGGATTCAAATTGCTTCTGCTGAAT
Above is a window of Candidatus Neomarinimicrobiota bacterium DNA encoding:
- a CDS encoding HAD-IIIA family hydrolase — encoded protein: MKQYDTIFLDRDGTLNPDPGYINSIDQFEFYDFTMDALKQLGNAGHRFCIITNQSGIGRGIVDINRLGEIHDFILNEFYNNNLNLLGIYFCPDHPDNASDFRKPGIGMFKEAASDHSIELANSIMIGDAVSDIEAGINSRMDTMLVLTGRGEDTQKKLGSITPTFIVKDIMDGAQQILGELAQ
- a CDS encoding flippase-like domain-containing protein, which encodes MNKWLKLIISIAISSVGLYYAFDQVDFNELWFHLKSVNLLWLSIAIMLLIFSVAIRAERWQLLLEPIENIRFHPLFAATMVGYFGNAVLPFRLGELLRAYTIAARENVETSAAFGTVILERILDMLGLVCMILIFGWLYPFDEAGRNIMLAVVIFTLVGFGFVLALGRAKSHLIEQIEKWSVFEKPWAHRILTIINSLVDGLTSIRATKHVGQIVLHTIFMWVVYYSITYAVILAAGIHLSWIEVGVVLISTSLAVAIPAAPGAVGTYHAAAVYVLTTLFFVSRTESQAFAVLLHAVGFVPLIIIGAIYFLRSSVNIKDISGQHITE